A window of the Pedobacter frigiditerrae genome harbors these coding sequences:
- a CDS encoding bestrophin family protein — translation MLIVQNIRLSRVLIDTWKVDVIMIISCTAAYFVREYLIAHHFQISTIIPTVLGTAIAFFIGFNNNQAYDRWWEARKIWGAIVNDSRSLTRNLINFVEDEETAHRMVCRHISFIYALKANLRNTVDEIYTKYLTEFDKLEVERHTNKHNAILNIQAMELQKLYKENKIDGFKFMEINEMLVKLTDSMGGCERIKNTIFPTTYSYLTKVFIWLFVVTFTLVISQDMGYWSIFMGWLIGFVFVSTQINGMRLVNPFDNKSSGLPLNHISRTIEINLLQMMGGQDIPEPIKPINDEYIL, via the coding sequence ATGCTAATTGTACAAAATATTAGGCTGAGTAGAGTATTAATTGATACTTGGAAAGTTGATGTAATTATGATTATTTCTTGTACAGCTGCATATTTTGTAAGAGAATATTTAATTGCACATCACTTTCAAATTTCTACCATTATCCCTACGGTATTGGGTACTGCAATTGCATTTTTTATTGGTTTTAATAACAACCAGGCTTACGATAGATGGTGGGAAGCTCGTAAAATTTGGGGAGCAATAGTTAATGACTCAAGGAGTTTAACTAGAAATTTAATCAACTTTGTTGAGGATGAAGAAACTGCCCATAGAATGGTTTGCAGACATATTTCTTTTATTTACGCTTTAAAAGCTAATCTTCGCAACACAGTAGATGAAATTTATACAAAATACTTAACTGAATTTGATAAGTTAGAAGTAGAAAGGCATACCAATAAGCATAATGCAATCTTAAACATTCAGGCAATGGAATTGCAAAAGCTATATAAAGAGAATAAAATTGATGGGTTTAAGTTTATGGAAATCAACGAAATGTTGGTAAAATTAACTGATAGTATGGGCGGATGTGAGCGTATAAAAAACACCATATTTCCAACTACATATAGCTATTTAACTAAAGTTTTTATATGGTTATTTGTAGTAACTTTTACTTTGGTAATTAGTCAGGATATGGGTTATTGGAGTATTTTTATGGGCTGGTTAATAGGTTTTGTTTTTGTATCTACTCAAATAAATGGGATGAGATTAGTTAATCCGTTCGACAACAAATCATCTGGTTTACCGCTTAATCATATCTCTAGAACTATAGAAATTAATTTACTACAAATGATGGGTGGGCAAGACATTCCAGAGCCAATCAAACCAATTAATGATGAGTACATCTTATAG
- a CDS encoding superoxide dismutase — translation MAFELPALAYATDALEPHIDKLTMEIHHGKHHQAYVTNLNKALEGKPEASSSIEDIIKNISKFPAAVRNNGGGHFNHSLFWTVLGPNKGGEPTGDLAKAINEAFGSFADFKTKIQDAGATRFGSGWAWLSVGADKKLVISSTPNQDNPLMDVAEVKGTPIFGVDVWEHAYYLKYQNQRPAYLAAIWNVVNWDAVAERYKKAL, via the coding sequence ATGGCTTTTGAATTACCTGCGTTAGCTTACGCAACAGACGCATTAGAACCACATATCGATAAATTGACTATGGAAATTCACCATGGCAAACACCACCAAGCTTACGTTACCAACTTAAATAAAGCTTTAGAAGGTAAACCTGAGGCAAGTTCAAGCATCGAAGACATCATTAAGAATATTTCAAAATTTCCTGCTGCTGTTCGTAATAATGGCGGTGGTCATTTCAATCACTCTTTATTTTGGACAGTTTTAGGCCCAAACAAAGGTGGCGAGCCAACTGGCGATTTAGCAAAAGCAATTAATGAAGCTTTTGGTTCATTTGCAGACTTCAAAACTAAAATCCAAGATGCTGGAGCAACTCGCTTTGGTTCTGGTTGGGCTTGGCTTTCTGTAGGTGCAGATAAAAAATTAGTTATCTCATCAACTCCAAACCAAGATAATCCGTTAATGGACGTTGCAGAAGTAAAAGGTACTCCAATTTTTGGTGTTGATGTTTGGGAACACGCTTATTACTTAAAATATCAAAACCAACGTCCAGCTTACTTAGCAGCAATTTGGAATGTCGTGAATTGGGATGCTGTAGCCGAACGTTACAAAAAAGCATTATAA
- a CDS encoding hydrogen peroxide-inducible genes activator — MTLVQLEYIVAVDTYRSFVSAADKCFVTQPTLSMQVQKLEEFLNVKIFDRSKQPIVPTEIGAQIIAQARIVLQENKKIKEIISSQQQDVIGELKIGIIPTIAPYLLPKVIASMLEKYPDLKLLIWEYTTEDIIHHLKTGVIDCGILATPLLDANISETPMYYENFVSYISKNSKLFKKKAIDADDLEDENIWLLNEGHCMRSQVLNICRSTKNNRLQSLTYNTGSVETLIRMVDVNDGATLLPELALADLNAKQLNKVRYFKSPEPVREISLVTHKNFIKKRMLNALKEEILAIIPKTMKNRKKKDVIGI; from the coding sequence ATGACACTAGTTCAACTGGAATATATTGTGGCAGTAGACACTTATAGAAGCTTTGTAAGTGCAGCAGATAAATGCTTTGTAACGCAGCCAACATTAAGTATGCAAGTTCAAAAGCTAGAAGAGTTTTTAAATGTTAAAATATTCGATAGAAGCAAACAACCAATCGTTCCAACTGAGATTGGGGCACAAATTATAGCTCAAGCCCGCATAGTTTTACAAGAGAATAAAAAAATAAAGGAAATCATTAGCAGTCAACAACAAGATGTTATTGGTGAATTAAAAATTGGAATCATACCTACAATTGCTCCCTATTTATTACCCAAGGTTATTGCATCTATGTTAGAAAAGTACCCAGATTTAAAATTATTGATATGGGAATACACAACCGAAGATATTATTCACCATTTAAAAACTGGTGTAATTGATTGTGGGATTTTAGCTACCCCATTATTGGACGCAAACATTTCTGAAACCCCAATGTATTACGAAAACTTTGTAAGTTATATCAGTAAAAACAGTAAGCTCTTTAAAAAGAAAGCCATTGATGCTGATGATTTAGAAGACGAAAACATTTGGTTGTTAAACGAAGGGCATTGTATGAGGTCTCAAGTATTAAACATTTGTAGATCTACAAAAAACAACCGTCTACAATCGTTAACTTACAACACTGGAAGCGTGGAAACTTTAATAAGAATGGTGGATGTAAACGATGGAGCAACCTTATTACCTGAATTAGCATTGGCTGATTTAAATGCCAAACAGCTTAATAAAGTGCGATATTTTAAATCTCCTGAGCCAGTAAGAGAGATTAGCTTGGTAACACACAAAAACTTCATTAAAAAAAGGATGCTAAATGCACTAAAAGAAGAAATTTTGGCCATTATCCCTAAGACAATGAAGAATAGGAAAAAGAAAGACGTAATTGGGATTTAG
- a CDS encoding class I SAM-dependent rRNA methyltransferase, protein MVEIKLKKGKEKAVLQRHPWVFSGALEKIKGSPENGDVVKVCSANNDFLAYGYFNAQSRVAVRLLEWDENQMIDEAWYAQKINQAIASRSHLLKNKNTNTYRLIFSEADFLPGLIVDKYDDFLSVQILSSGIEKAKPIIIDLLVKALQPKGIFDRSDATARTHEGITAENGLLWGEAPATFIAVKENGITYHINIAEGQKSGFYCDQRDNRKLLADYAEGKTVLDCFSYSGGFSLNAFKNGANAVTSVDSSALAIETLKQNIELNKFDSKNHIAIQSDVNKQLRAFKEEGKKFDIVVLDPPKYAPSRSALDRAARAYKDLNRLGLLLLESGGLLATFSCSGAVDIETFKQIIAWAALDAGKEVQVIRQFSQPEDHPVRLSFPEGEYLKGLLVRVL, encoded by the coding sequence ATGGTAGAGATTAAGTTAAAAAAAGGAAAAGAAAAAGCAGTTTTGCAACGTCATCCTTGGGTGTTTTCTGGTGCGCTTGAAAAAATAAAAGGTTCTCCAGAAAATGGAGATGTTGTTAAAGTTTGCAGTGCGAATAATGATTTTTTAGCTTATGGGTATTTTAATGCTCAATCTCGTGTTGCTGTTCGTTTATTAGAATGGGATGAAAATCAAATGATTGATGAAGCTTGGTATGCTCAAAAAATCAATCAAGCCATTGCTTCAAGATCTCATTTATTAAAAAATAAAAACACTAATACCTATCGTTTAATCTTTAGCGAAGCTGATTTTTTACCTGGTTTAATTGTAGATAAATATGATGACTTTTTATCTGTTCAAATTTTAAGTTCGGGCATTGAAAAGGCAAAACCTATCATTATCGATTTATTAGTTAAAGCCTTACAGCCAAAAGGGATTTTTGATAGAAGTGATGCTACTGCTCGTACACATGAAGGAATTACTGCAGAAAACGGCCTGCTTTGGGGAGAAGCTCCTGCTACTTTCATCGCTGTTAAGGAAAATGGAATTACTTACCATATTAATATTGCCGAAGGACAGAAATCCGGTTTTTACTGCGACCAACGTGATAACCGTAAGCTTTTAGCTGATTATGCAGAAGGTAAAACCGTATTAGATTGCTTTAGCTACAGTGGTGGCTTTAGTTTAAATGCTTTTAAAAATGGAGCAAATGCTGTAACAAGTGTTGATAGTTCTGCCTTAGCAATTGAAACCTTGAAGCAAAATATAGAACTGAACAAATTCGATTCAAAAAACCATATCGCTATCCAATCTGATGTAAATAAGCAGTTAAGAGCTTTTAAAGAAGAAGGAAAAAAGTTCGATATCGTTGTGTTAGACCCACCAAAATATGCACCATCTCGCTCTGCTTTAGATAGAGCTGCTCGTGCTTACAAAGATTTAAATAGATTAGGATTATTGTTACTAGAAAGTGGTGGTCTGTTGGCTACTTTTTCTTGTTCTGGCGCAGTAGATATTGAAACCTTTAAACAAATTATTGCTTGGGCTGCTTTAGATGCTGGCAAAGAAGTTCAGGTAATTAGACAATTTTCTCAGCCTGAAGACCATCCTGTACGTTTGTCTTTCCCAGAAGGAGAATATTTAAAAGGATTATTAGTTCGAGTTTTATAA
- a CDS encoding tRNA-binding protein has protein sequence MEEITWNDFEKVELRAGTILEAFDFPEARKPAYKVKVDFGEFGIKMSSAQITKHYTKEELIGKQIIGVVNFPKKQIGKFMSEFLVTGLTDENGDIVLTSVDKRVPNGSKLI, from the coding sequence ATGGAAGAAATTACTTGGAATGATTTTGAAAAGGTAGAACTAAGAGCAGGAACAATACTCGAAGCTTTCGATTTCCCTGAGGCCAGAAAGCCAGCGTATAAGGTAAAAGTTGATTTTGGTGAGTTTGGAATAAAAATGAGCAGCGCACAAATCACTAAACATTACACCAAGGAAGAATTAATAGGAAAACAAATCATTGGGGTAGTCAACTTCCCTAAAAAGCAAATTGGCAAGTTCATGAGTGAGTTTTTAGTTACAGGTTTAACAGATGAAAACGGCGATATCGTTTTAACATCCGTTGATAAAAGAGTGCCAAATGGAAGTAAGTTAATTTGA
- a CDS encoding nucleoside deaminase: MSFYNFEEKENPAGADEHFMKLALNEAKKAFDNDEIPIGAIVVCQGKIIGRGYNLTEQLNDVTAHAEMQAFTAAAQTLGGKYLKDCTLYVTIEPCVMCAGASFWTQISRIVYGANEDKRGFTRINQNLLHPKTVLKGGVLAEECGRLMTTFFHNKRKEI; the protein is encoded by the coding sequence ATGAGTTTCTACAATTTCGAAGAGAAAGAAAATCCAGCAGGTGCTGATGAGCATTTTATGAAACTCGCTTTAAACGAGGCAAAAAAAGCATTTGATAACGATGAAATTCCGATAGGTGCTATTGTCGTTTGTCAGGGCAAAATTATTGGTCGTGGTTATAACTTAACAGAACAATTAAACGATGTAACGGCCCATGCAGAGATGCAAGCTTTTACAGCTGCGGCACAAACATTGGGTGGTAAATACCTTAAAGATTGTACTTTATATGTAACCATAGAGCCTTGTGTAATGTGTGCTGGCGCTAGTTTTTGGACACAAATATCTAGAATTGTTTATGGGGCGAATGAAGATAAACGAGGATTTACTAGAATAAATCAAAACCTTTTGCACCCAAAAACGGTTTTAAAAGGTGGCGTTTTGGCTGAAGAATGCGGTAGGTTGATGACTACATTTTTTCACAATAAACGTAAAGAAATTTGA